Sequence from the Maribellus comscasis genome:
TGTTGTGATAAGGAAATTGTTCTTTTTCAAATATTTCAATGCCTCTGTCCCAGGGTACTGTCCCATAGGTTTGACCGGGCCAGGCATCATTTTTAAGTGCATCATGGTCGTCTTTCATAAAATAGGAGGTTACTTGTGTCCAGAATTTACGTTGCAGAGGAAGCGCGAATAAACGATCCCATTTAAAGCGCATCAATTCTTCAGTAAGCGCATAGGGTTCGGGTTTATCGTAATATTCAATATCGCCTGTGTGCACATAAAAATCAGGGAACATTTTTATCATGGAATTGTAGATTTTGTGCCCGTCAGTTGTGTCCTTTCTCCAATAATCATGACAGGTAACGATACAAAATTCAATGTCCTCTTCTGTTTTTTCTGTTGGTGGCGTGCGGAAAGCACCTTCAGTTTTATCCGAAACTTTTGATTTGTTATTGAGCCTGGCTTCAATTTCAACAACATATTTTGTGTTGGGCCGGAGGTTCTCAAGTTGCCACTGGGTTGTATAGTTTTTTTTCTCATCAACGGCAATCCAATCGGTTTCTGTTTTGTTGTCAGAATTTAACAAAGGATAATAGATAAGTTTGACTTCACCTGGTGCACCAGGACAAGCACCAAGCATGTTGTCCAATGTCATTCCTTCCGGAATTTGTGCTTTATGAATTTTTTCGGGATGGGCTTCTTTATCCAATCGTCGGTGTTCTTCAGCCGAGGGGATAAGAAATTTTGTTCCATTGGTATTCCCTTCCGGGTTATGGGTCAGCCGTGTCCAGATTACGATTGAACTTTGGTCAGCCCATCCATTGTGAAAGCCATTTCCAAAATAAGGCCCGTCGGTTTCTTTTTTGAGGCTGCACCCCAAAAACAGAAAGGCTAAAAATACCGTAAAAATGAAGCGTTGATTTATATTTAGTTTCATTTTAGTTGTTTTTTCATTCGTTCTTTTCAATTTGACTGGATTTCCATTCCTCGAAAAGCTGCTCCATCTCTTTAACTTTTTCAGGATTACTATTGGCAAGGTTTTTTGTTTCGGTCGGATCCTGCTCAATATTATACAGATCCCATGGTTCCTCCAATCCTTCTTTGACTATTTTCCATGAATCGGAATAAACTGCTTTTCCCCGGCGCCATTCCCAAAAAATGGGCTTTTCTCTGCTTGTTTTTTCTCCGTTGAGAACCGGAAGTAAACTAACTCCCTGCATAGGTGTTATTTTTTGGTTGTTAAATTCCGCTGGGTAAGTAGCTCCCGTAATATCCACTACCGTGGCCATGATATCGATAAAATGCCCGGGGAATTCAGAAAATGTTTTAGGTGTGATTTTTCCCGGCCACCATGCAATCAATGGGGTGTTGATGCCTCCTTCATAGCTGAAGTTTTTATAAAAACGGAAAGGAGTATTTCCTACATTTGCCCAATTTTCGCCAAGCGACGACCACCGGGTCATCGTCCCAATCTCTCCGTAATCGTCCTCTATATGTACCATTTCAGCCGATGCTCCGTTGTCGGATACAAACAGGATAAGCGTATTTTCATCTTTCTTTGTTTCTTTTAGTTTCGCAAGCAACCGACCGATGTTTTGATCCATTCGGTCGATCATCGCTGCATAAACTTCCATTTTACGGATTTCATCGTTTTGAATGGAATCTGCTAAATCTTCCCAGTTGTCATAAGTAGGAGCAGACAAACTGTATGAATCATCAATTAGGCCGATTTGAAGTTGTTTTTGATACCGTTGGTTGCGGATTTTTTCATAGCCTGCATCGTATTTCCCTTTATATTTGGCAATATCTTCCGGCCAGGCCATTAATGGGTCGTGTGGCGCGTTGAAAGCAAGGTAAAGGAAAAATGGCTTGTTTTCATTTTTATATTCATCTAACCAGCCCAACGCATAATTTGTAAAATAATCGGTTGTGTAAAAGTCTTTCGCTTCCGGCGTGTAAGGATGATACATTACAGAGTCGATACACCACCAACGTTGGGTTTTATTTCCGGGTTTTCCTTTGCGCGCCGGTGCACCTTCACCCGGCCGTTGGTCGCCCGGATTAAAATAGTTACAGGCACCGTCTTTTAGACCATAGTATCGGTCAAAACCCCGGGTAAAAGGATTTTCCAAACCGTGATGTTTCCCTGACCAAAGTGTTCGGTAACCCGCTGTACGAAGAACTTCTCCCAGCGTAACTGCATTGGTGATGGGGTTGGTGTGTGTGTTGGAATAACCGTTTTGCTGTGCATAAACTCCGGTAAGCAAGCATGCTCTTAAAGGGAAACATTTTGATGTATTATGAAACCTGGTGAATCGTATTCCACCTTCTCCCAGCTTGTCGAGGTTAGGGGTCTGTACTTCGCTACCGTAACATCCGATATCCGACCAGCCCAAATCGTCGGCACTGATTAATATAATGTTTGGTTTTGGTTGTTCTTTTTTGCAGGATAAAACGATTAAGACACAAAAAAGAAAAATAGATATTTTTTGGCACATATCCGTTGGTTTAGTTTTTATTGTTGTTGTTTCAAATGTATAAAATAAAGCGACAAAATTTCTGTCATCTTCTGTTTAAGGTGGTGTTAACTTTTTATATGGCAGTGTGTATTTTTCCAATATGTTGCCGAACTGATCGATTAGCCTGAAAGTAACAGCAGGTGTATCCTCTTGAATGTCAAAAGTAAATTCACCAAAGGCAACGGCCGCTGTTCCGTGATACCCAAATAACTGGTTTGTACTGTCTTTGGCCATCGCATCAGGCCCCGGAACACCTCCAAGCGAAGCAGCCTCAAATTCATAAAGTTTAAATCCCGATGGCCGGGGAATTGTAAATCCGCGTGCTCCGTGCCGATCGCCGCTAATTAATAAAACGCCGGAGATATTTTCTGATTCAATAAAAGCAAAAATCTCTTCTCGTGCTTTTGTATCCCAGGTTCCCCATGAATCCTTTCCATTACTAACATAGTCGCTCCACATGGTGCCGCTGCTAATAATTTTAAACGGAGCTTCGGAGTTTTTTAACGTTTTTTTTAACCATGTGAGTTGTTCCGGGCCCAGATACGATCCGTACCGGCCTCTTTGTCCGTTTTCCCGGCATGAGCGGGTATCGAGCATTATTATTTCCACAGGACCGATACGTGAGTTAAAATAAATACCTGGCTTTTTGTTTTCCGGGTTGTTCCAATTCTGCTGCCATACCGCCCTGGCTGCTTCGCGGTCTGCCGTGGTAAATCCTTTAGGGGTACCACTAAGGTCATTATTATAATAGTCGTGATCATCCCAGGAAGTATAGAGTGGAACATTTGCTGCGAGCTCCTTCCACGGTTTTGAAATATCACGAAGCATATAATCAGATCTGTGCAAATTAATTCGGTTCTCCCTGTCGTCCACTGCAATATCTCCCAGAAGCATCATCGCCTGAGGCTCTCTTTTTAGAATTTGATTGATTAGATTGGGATTGTGTAAACCTATTTTATGAAAACATGATCCAAAGGCTATCCTGAAACTATTTTTTTCGCCGGAAGCGGGTGCGGTAGTAAAGCTGCCCTCTGCAACTCCTTTCCCATTTGTGTAAACTGTATATTCGTATTCGGTAGCGGAAGACAGACCGTCCAATATAATTCTTTGCTCTACGCCTGGTTCAACCGAATTTTTTATATATGATTTTTCATCGCTGCTTCCCGATTTTTTTACTTTCACAACCAAAGGTTCTGAGGTCGATGGACGTATCCAAATGTTAACACTGTTTTCGCTTAATTTTCCAAGCATGGGGCCGCCCATTATTGGTAAATTGTTTTTCCGGGCAGCCGCAATAATCCCGGGATTTGTAAAATCAGCATCCGGTGTACCCAAAAAAACAGAACGAGCATCAAAATAAAACTGCCTGATGTTTTCAGGTAAAAGTCCGTAACTGTCAAGTAACCTGGTATCGATATCCAAATTTCCAACATGTGCTTCAGGAAGTGTAACCCTATAACGCGGAACGATGGTATCGCTTTCGGAACCAAAGCAGTTCGTGCTGTCGAAAAGTAAAATTGAAAGGAAGAAGCAGCATTGAAACAGAATAGTGTATTTATTCATTGTTTGTTCTTTTGTAGATTAGATCTTGTCTAATTTAGTAACCAGGAGGAGACTAATCTTGTAAAGACGGGTCTTTTCCGGGAAAACTTATCTCAAAGATCATAAATTTTTATTTTATACCTTATTATTTCTTGTATTCAGCGGGTTGTTTAAAATAGTGAGGTGGTGTTTCATCCAATTTTTGCTGAAACATTTCCCAATACTTTAATTCTTTATTTGTCAAATCATTTTTTTGAATGGGGTTCTTTTCCAATTCATCTTTTTTAAGGCTGTAAAATCTGCCATCATTATACAATTTATATTCCTTGTTTCTGATAAACCTTCCATACCAACGTTCAGATCCGCCTCCTTTTAGAGGATCATAATGAATAAAAATAGTTTTCCGGTTCTCCTGTTTATCTCCAAGGATTAAAGGTGCTAAACTTTTTCCATCGGTATATGCAGGTACTGGAATACCGGCAAGTTCTGCCAACGTCGGAAGAAAATCACTAAATTCAAAAAGTTCACTGTACTTAAAACCTTTTTCTATAATTTTTGGACTATAAATAAGTAAAGGCACATGAGTTCCTGCGTTGGGCATTGTGCCTTTACCTCCATGATAAGGGCCGTTTACTGTTTGAGTAACAATCTTGTAGTTTGTTCCATTGTCGCAGGTAAATATAAAAATGGTGTTTTCTGCTAGCTCCAATTCCTCTAATCGGGAGATAAGTTTATTGATAATCTTATCAGTGTACTCTACCATATCCTTAAAAAAACGATTGTTTTGCTTGTATCTGAGATTTTTATCTGACCATTCTTTTGAATCAGGTGTAGGAACAAACGGGTCATGCACCAATATCATCGGGTAATAGAGAAAAAAAGGCTTGTCTTTATTTTTTTCAATAAAATCCAATGCATAATTGCTAACTATATCAGGTCCGTAAGCATCTTCCAGTCCTTCCAGCTGTTTGCCATTTTGAAAAAGTTTTGGACTGGCATAACGATGTTCTGAATCGCCCAGAAAATTCCACAGGCAGTATTCATCAAAACCAAAGTGGTAGGGGCGATGTAGCATTTCTTCTGTTTGAGTTTCGAATTTGGTTTTAAGGCCATTTAATTGCCATTTACCTACAACACAGGTTTTATACCCTGCTTTTTTTAGCAAATTCCCTATTGTTTGCTCGTTGATGTCGAGATATCCGAAAGCTTTATAATTTCGGTAATTGTATTTTCCTGTCATTAGCTTTACCCGCGATGGTGTACATAAGGGTTGAGAAAAAGCATAGGTGAATTTTATTCCTTCCGCTGATAGTTTATCAAGAAACGGCGTATGATATGACACACATCCGTTGGAACTCAAACATTCAAAGCCCATGTCGTCGGCCATCACTAAAATAATATTTGGTTTTTGCTCTTCTGATTCTGAGGCTATTACCATTAATTCGGAACTTAAAAAAAGGATGAAGAAAAGAACGTATTTTTTCATTAATAAGTTATTTATTATTAACATGAGGTGTGTTTTTATTCCATTCTAAAAGGACGTTGCCTTTAACCTTGGTATTAAATAAATCTGAACTACTTGTCAAATGAATGATAAGCAGTTCAGAAGTATTAATCTTTTTAACTATTAATAGCCC
This genomic interval carries:
- a CDS encoding alkaline phosphatase D family protein produces the protein MKLNINQRFIFTVFLAFLFLGCSLKKETDGPYFGNGFHNGWADQSSIVIWTRLTHNPEGNTNGTKFLIPSAEEHRRLDKEAHPEKIHKAQIPEGMTLDNMLGACPGAPGEVKLIYYPLLNSDNKTETDWIAVDEKKNYTTQWQLENLRPNTKYVVEIEARLNNKSKVSDKTEGAFRTPPTEKTEEDIEFCIVTCHDYWRKDTTDGHKIYNSMIKMFPDFYVHTGDIEYYDKPEPYALTEELMRFKWDRLFALPLQRKFWTQVTSYFMKDDHDALKNDAWPGQTYGTVPWDRGIEIFEKEQFPYHNKFYKTIRWGKDLQIWITEGRNYRSSNNIPDGPEKTIYGKEQMDWLFKTLKESDATFKVIINANPVLGPDRENKNDNYSNSKYAFEGEQIRNFLNQFDNVYLCNGDRHWQYVTHLPDTNLWEFSCGAGADMHAGGWDQEDLRPEHRFLRVKGGFLRGEVSRENGKPKLTFQHYDVNGEMVHEEIFTK
- a CDS encoding sulfatase-like hydrolase/transferase is translated as MCQKISIFLFCVLIVLSCKKEQPKPNIILISADDLGWSDIGCYGSEVQTPNLDKLGEGGIRFTRFHNTSKCFPLRACLLTGVYAQQNGYSNTHTNPITNAVTLGEVLRTAGYRTLWSGKHHGLENPFTRGFDRYYGLKDGACNYFNPGDQRPGEGAPARKGKPGNKTQRWWCIDSVMYHPYTPEAKDFYTTDYFTNYALGWLDEYKNENKPFFLYLAFNAPHDPLMAWPEDIAKYKGKYDAGYEKIRNQRYQKQLQIGLIDDSYSLSAPTYDNWEDLADSIQNDEIRKMEVYAAMIDRMDQNIGRLLAKLKETKKDENTLILFVSDNGASAEMVHIEDDYGEIGTMTRWSSLGENWANVGNTPFRFYKNFSYEGGINTPLIAWWPGKITPKTFSEFPGHFIDIMATVVDITGATYPAEFNNQKITPMQGVSLLPVLNGEKTSREKPIFWEWRRGKAVYSDSWKIVKEGLEEPWDLYNIEQDPTETKNLANSNPEKVKEMEQLFEEWKSSQIEKNE
- a CDS encoding alkaline phosphatase D family protein, whose amino-acid sequence is MNKYTILFQCCFFLSILLFDSTNCFGSESDTIVPRYRVTLPEAHVGNLDIDTRLLDSYGLLPENIRQFYFDARSVFLGTPDADFTNPGIIAAARKNNLPIMGGPMLGKLSENSVNIWIRPSTSEPLVVKVKKSGSSDEKSYIKNSVEPGVEQRIILDGLSSATEYEYTVYTNGKGVAEGSFTTAPASGEKNSFRIAFGSCFHKIGLHNPNLINQILKREPQAMMLLGDIAVDDRENRINLHRSDYMLRDISKPWKELAANVPLYTSWDDHDYYNNDLSGTPKGFTTADREAARAVWQQNWNNPENKKPGIYFNSRIGPVEIIMLDTRSCRENGQRGRYGSYLGPEQLTWLKKTLKNSEAPFKIISSGTMWSDYVSNGKDSWGTWDTKAREEIFAFIESENISGVLLISGDRHGARGFTIPRPSGFKLYEFEAASLGGVPGPDAMAKDSTNQLFGYHGTAAVAFGEFTFDIQEDTPAVTFRLIDQFGNILEKYTLPYKKLTPP
- a CDS encoding sulfatase-like hydrolase/transferase, whose translation is MKKYVLFFILFLSSELMVIASESEEQKPNIILVMADDMGFECLSSNGCVSYHTPFLDKLSAEGIKFTYAFSQPLCTPSRVKLMTGKYNYRNYKAFGYLDINEQTIGNLLKKAGYKTCVVGKWQLNGLKTKFETQTEEMLHRPYHFGFDEYCLWNFLGDSEHRYASPKLFQNGKQLEGLEDAYGPDIVSNYALDFIEKNKDKPFFLYYPMILVHDPFVPTPDSKEWSDKNLRYKQNNRFFKDMVEYTDKIINKLISRLEELELAENTIFIFTCDNGTNYKIVTQTVNGPYHGGKGTMPNAGTHVPLLIYSPKIIEKGFKYSELFEFSDFLPTLAELAGIPVPAYTDGKSLAPLILGDKQENRKTIFIHYDPLKGGGSERWYGRFIRNKEYKLYNDGRFYSLKKDELEKNPIQKNDLTNKELKYWEMFQQKLDETPPHYFKQPAEYKK